In Planctomycetia bacterium, the sequence GCGCTGCCGAGGACGCGCGGCCGACGTCGGTTCCTTGGCCGGTGCAGCGACGCCAGGCTCGGCGGCCGTGTCGCCGAGCAGGCCGGCGTGGGCGAGACGCAGCATTGCGCCCTCGAGCCTCAGGTACGTGGCGAGCGTCCGGCGGGCGTCGACCGAGGTGGCGAGCAGGTCCGCGAGCCGGCGCTGGCCGGCCGGATCGAGGCCGCCGTCGAGGTGCTGCACGATCAGGTCGTCGAGCACGCGATCCGGAGGCACGGCGCGGTGCGTGTCGTCAGTGGTCATGATGTCGTTCCCTGCGGTCGTGCCAGTTTCGACTGCACGCAGTCATGGAGCATCCGCCGCGTCCGCGACAGGGCCCGCTGCACGGCCGCGCCCGTCCTGCCGACGGCGGCGCCGATGGCGTCGAACGACCCGCGGCCCTCGTACCGCATCGCGACCATCGTGCGTTGCACGTCGGGCAGTCGGCCCGCACAGTCCTTGAGCGCGTCGAGTTCACGCTGCCGCTGAACCATGTCGGTGGCATCGTCGCTGAACGCCCGGTCGATCTGCTCGAGAAGCTCCGGCTCGGTCGGCGGGCAGCGGGCCGCCCGCCCCCTGGCCCGGATGTAGTGCAGCGCCTGCCGGCGCACGATCTCCTTGGCCCAGGCGCGGAAGTCGCGGATCGGGCCCTCCGCCGCGGTCGAATGCTGCATGATCACGACGGCCGCGTTCTGGAAGATCTCCTCGGCCGCGTCGAGGTCGCGGACCATCGCCATCAGGTAGGCCATGAAGTCCCCCTGGTGACGGAGCATGTCCTTGATCAGTGCCGGGTCGTTCATGCGGGGGGCGGGTGATGGTGAGGCGGGATCGAGGACGTGAGGGGCCGGTGATGGACCCCATCAACCGGCCCGGGGGCTCGTTGGCGAGCCCCGCGGGCGGCGGTCGTTTCAGGCGGACTTCTTCCGTGACTCCCGCCCGACATTCTTGCCGGCCTCGAGCGGTTTGTCGCCCTGCGACTTCTTCCGCGCAGCCTTGGCCTTCGGCGGCGCGGACTTGTCGGCTGGCGTGTCCGTCTTCTTCGCCGCCTGTTCTTGCTTCTTCGCCCGCTTGGTCTCCGGCGCGACCGTCTTCACAGCGGCCTTGTCGGCCGGCTTCGCCTTGCCGACGGCCCCCGTCCGCTCCCCCGCCATCGTTGCGGCCGGGGCCGCTGCCGTCGCCCCCACGATCACCACCATCACCGCCAGCGCCATCAACACACGAAACGTCTTCATGACCATCGCTCCTTTTCCGGCCTGTCCTGTTCCTGGAATCCGACTCGGATTCGAGCCCGCCGCCGACGGCGTCGGCTCCTGCGTGCTCACCATCCAAGTACCGAACCCCGCCCGGGCAGACAAAAAAATTTGTCAGGCCACTGCGCAGCCTGTTTTCCGGCCATCAGCCCAGCCAGACCTGCCGGGCGAGCCGGAGGAGGTCGCCGATGCTGCGCCGCGTCTCGGCGAAGTCGGCCTTGCTCGAGCCACGGGTGCGGTCGACGAACGTGATCGGCACCTCGACGATCCGCGCCCCGGCCCGGTGCAGGAGCCAGAGGAGCTCCTCCTGGAAGGCGTAGCCGCGGGCTCGGGGAGGCTGGATGCGATCGAGGAGCGCGAGCCGGACCGCGCGAAATCCCCCCGAGGCGTCGCGGACCGGCACCCAGAGCACCCAGCGGGTGAACCAGCAGACCAGCCGGCTGGCGACGTGACGCGACAGCGGCCAGCCGACGGTGCTGCCCCCCGGCACGCGGCGCGAGCCGATGGCGAGGTCCGCCGGGCGGCCGCCGACCGGCTCCAGCGCCGCCAGGAGCCGGGGCACGTCGTCGGGGTCGTGGCTCAGGTCGGCGTCCATGTAGACGGCGATCTCGAAGCCGCGTCGGCGGGCCTCGCCGAGCCCCTCGAGGATCGCGGCCCCGAGGCCGCGGCGGCCGCGGCGCACGAGGACGTGCAGCCGTGGCTCGGCGGCCGCCTTCTCCAGCGCGATCCGGCCGGTGCCGTCGGGGGAGTCGTCATCGATGACGAGCAGCTGGAGGTCGTCCCGCGCCGCCAGCACGCGGTCGATGAGCGTGGCGATGTTCTCGCGCTCGTTGTAGGTCGATGCCGTGACGAGCACCCGGCCCGGCGGCCAGGGCTCGGCGGAACGGAGATCGGCTGCGGGTGAGTCGGCGCTGGTCGTCACGTCCTGATTCTGGCCTCGGATCGGGGCGGCGTCACGGGACGATCGCGGATGCCGGGCGAGACGCGGTGTCAGCCGACGAGGATCACGACCAGTTCCCGCGGCCCGTGGGCCCCGAGGACGAGGATCCGCTCGATGTCGCCGGTCCGGCTCGGACCGGTGATGAACGAGAGCATGCTCGGCAGCCGGCTGCCATGCCGCTCGCGGGCCCGGGCCAAGGCGTCGGCGAGCGTGCCCACGACCTGCTCGGCCGTGGCGATGACGACATGCACGTGGGGCAGGACCGAGAGCGACCGCCCGCCGCAGGTGGCGCTCGACACGAGCACCGAGCCGGTCTGGGCGACGAGCGACTCGCAGGTGGTGACGCCCGCATCGCAGGCCTCGAGGGCCTGCTTGTCGAAGGCGCCGTCGTCGACGCGGTGCGTCGGGCACCCGACCGTCGCCGTCGCCGCGGCGACGAGGGGATCGCCGTGGATTGCCAGCCGGCGCCAGCCGCGGTCGCGAGCCCTGTCGGCAATCACGGCCGCCGCCGCAGCGGTGTCGGCGACGTGGATGAACTCGGCGCGGAGCCGCGCGAGGTTGTCGGCGAGGATCCGGCGCTGCTCGTCCGGCGTCTCGCCGCCGTCGGGCAGCCAGGGGCGGCCCGCCTCGGCCGGGAGGATCGACAGTGCCCCGGGTTGGGCCGGCTCCGCGGCATGCGACCGCAGATGGGGCGGCGGCGCCGGCAGCTGCAGGGCCTCGCGCACCCGGGCGAGGATCACCCCTTCCGCCGAGTCGTCGTCGCGCCGGCTCACGTCCGCGCCCTCCACTGTGCCCGAAAACTCCGCGCCGGGGCCGGGGGCAGGTCGCGGGTCGCCAGCCAGGCCCGCAGGCCCGGCGGCTGGAGCCAGATGAGCAGGGAGAACAGCCTGCGGACCAGCCAGCCCCCGGCTGCAAAGAGCCGCGGCCGGCGGGCGGCGAAGGCGAACAGCCGGTGGCCGATCTGCTCAAGTCTCCCGGGCGCCGTGCGGGCCGCGTTCCGCCGGTTGTGGAGGAGGTGATGGTGGATGTCGATCCGCACCGGGCAGGCGTCGGTGCAGGCGCCGCACAGGGAACTGGCCTGCGAGAGGTGGTTCCAGTCGGCGAGCCCGCGCAGGTGGGGCGTGATCACGGAGCCGATCGGACCCTGGTAGGTCGTGCCGTAGGTGAAGCCGCCGACGTTCTTGAAGATCGGGCAGACGTTGAGGCAGGCGCCGCAGCGGATGCACTGCAGGCTGTCGCGCTGCTCGGGGTCGGCGAGGATCGCCGTCCGCGAGTTGTCGAGGAGGACGACGTGCATCTCCTCGGGGCCGTCGCACTCCCCGGCCTGCCGCGGGCCCGAATACAGCGTGTTGTAGCAGGTCAGCGGCTGGCCGGTGCCGGCGGTGGCGAGCATCGGCAGAAGCACCGCCAGGTCGTCGAGCCGCTCCACGACCTTCTCGATTCCCGCCAGCGCGATGTGCACGCGGGGCAGGGCGGCCGTGAGCCGGGCGTTCCCCTCGTTCTCGGTGATCGAGATCTGGCCCGTCTCGGCGACGAGGAAGTTGGCGCCGGTGATCCCCACGTCGGCATCGATGTACAGCTGCCGCATGTGCCGCCGGGCGATCATCGTCAGCTCCTCGGGGCTGTCGGTCGGCGGCGAGGCGAGGTGGCGGGTGAAGAGGTCGCTGATCTCGTCGCGCCGGACGTGCATGCAGGGGAAGACGAAGTGATAGGGCGGCTCGCCGCGGAGTTGCTGGATGAACTCCCCGAGGTCGCTCTCGACGACGCCGTAGCCCTCCTCCTCGAGGGCCGCGTTGAGCCCGACCTCCTCGCTCGTCATGCACTTGCTCTTGATGACGGCCTTCCCCTTGGCCGCCCGGACGAGCCCGAGGATGATCGTCCGGGCCTCCTCGGCCGTCCGCGCCCAGTGCACCTGCCCGCCGTTGGCGGTGAAGGCGGCGACGAACCGGGGGAGGAGCTCGTCGAGCCGGTTGACCGCCGACCACTTGGCGAGGCTGGCGGCGTCGCGGGCGTGCTCCCAGTCGCGGTACCGGGCCTTCTGGGCGTCGCGGGTGGCGTAATAGCCGCCGAGGGCCTTGCGGACGAACGCCCGGTGGGCGGTGTCGCGGACGTGCTCGGCGGCGTCGTGGAGAAACTGCTTCTTGGCGGGGCCGGCGGCCGCCTGCGGATGGCCGGCGTGGGCTGCGGAGGAAGCGTGCCCCGTGCTCATGCCCGGCCTCCGTCGAGGAGCGCGTCCCCCGCGAGCACCTCGGCGAGGTGGATCGTCCGCGGCTTCTTGCCTTGCCGCGACAGCCAGCCGTCGAGCTGCAGCTGGCAGGACGGGTCGCTCGACACGATGTAGTCGCACTCGGTGCGGGCCAGCGACGAGCCCTTCACCTCGGCCATCGCCGTGGAGATCATCGGAAACTTGACGCTGAACAGGCCGCCGAAGCCGCAGCAGCTCTCCGGCTCGTCGCACTCGACGAGCTCCAGGTCGCGGACCGCCCGCAGCAGCCGGCGCGGCTCGTCCTTGACCCGCAGCTCGCGCAGGCCGTGGCAGCCGTCGTGGTAGGTGACGCGGTGCGGAAAGCGGGCGCCGACGTCCTCGACGCCGAGCCGGCGGACGAGGAACTCGCCGAACTCGTAGGTCCGCGCCGCCAGGTCGTTGGCCGCCTGCTCCTGCGGCGTGCCGGCGAGGAGCTGCGGATAGAAGACGCGGAGCATCGCCACGCACGACCCGCTCGGCCCGACGACCGCCTCGGCACCGGCGAAGACGTCGAGGGCGTGGCGGGCGACCTGCCGGGCCTCGTCCCAGAAGCCGGAGTTGAAGCTCGGCTGGCCGCAGCAGGTCTGGGCGGGGCGAAACTCACAGGCGTGCCCGAGCCGTTCGAGCACCGTGGCCACGGCGAGGCCGACCCTGGGCACGAGTTGGTCCACGAAGCAGGGGATGAACAGGCTGACCTTCATACAAGAAGTGTAGCCTGCCGGCAGCCCCCGGCGGTCAGGGCTTCTTCACGCCCGCATACGAATAGTTCGAGACCGTGTCCCAGGCGATCTGCTGGAGGATCCGGCGCTGCTCCTCGGTGATCGGTGCCAGTTCCGCGAACGACTTCGGGTCGGTCGCCTTCGACTTGCCGCCGCCCCATGTGATGCCCGAGAAATCGGGATTCAGGCCGACGGGCGAGATCCCGTGCAGCGTGGCGACGTTGCAGTAGCCGAACAGCGCGCGGATGTGCGAGCCGGGAACCCACATGTTGCCCTCGAACCACAGTTCCGAGGGGTCGGTGACCCCGGGGAATTGGCCCGCGGCCACCATCTCGATGAGCTTGCACACCGCCTCCTCGACGGGTGAGATCACCATCACCTGCCGGCCGTGCTTCTCGTTGATCTGGTCGGTCAGTTTCTCCAGGGCACGGAGTCCCTCGGGAGGGGCTGTCCGGGGCTTCCAGGCCAGCACGTCCTTGTCGCCACGGCGTTCGTACGGGGGCCAGTACCACGACTGCCAAACGAGGCGGAACTTCGGATTGTTCATCACGCCCATGTCGCAGAGAACCGCCGGCGTCGAATCGAGCCCGACATGGCCCGACCATGTTTCAGCGTTCGGGAAGGACTGCGGCGTCGCGAGCAGCAGCACGTCGAACTCGCCTTGCTTGAGCGGCTCCATCCGCGTGTTGTTCAGGCCTTTCTCCCCCTTGATGTCGTGCCAGGTGCCGATGTACGGCCCGCTCTTCATCTGGAGACCCTCGATGCCCATCGCCTCGGCGACGGGTTTCTCGCCCCCGAACAGCATCAGCATGTGGCCGACCCGGACACCGGCCGGTTTCGCCGGCTTCGGCTCCTCCGCCATGGCGGCAGTCGCGCAGGCCAAGAGGCCGAACGCACTCAGAATCCCTGCCGTGAACCGATGGCGATTCATGGGAAACATTGCTCCTGTTCTCGTGACACCCTACCGGCGCCGCTCGATCGCCCGGACCAGCGCCGCGGCCATGTCGGCCGAGGATGAGGATAGGTCGGCCAATGGCCCATCGGCAAGCGTCGGCCTGGCGGGGCGGATCATGAGGAGCAAGATCCGGGACCGGTCGGGCTGGATACGGCCCGATTGTGGAGGTGCCTGTGAGCTCCCTATCCGTACTCAAGGCCGGATTTTTCTCGTTGGCGCAGAGCTCCTCGCCGAGGCCGAGGGGAATGCGGCCGAGGCGGAGAAACAGATGGCCCTCGCCGCCGGCCCTTACCGGATGGATCATTTCATGGGCAAGATCGCCCAGCTCCATTGCCGGCTCCGCGGCTGGAAACCGGCGGAGTGATCCGCGATCAAGGGGGACCCGGTCGATCGCGGCGCGCGTACCACTCGAGCAGCACCGCCTGGAGCACGCCGGCGAGTACCGACGCCACCGCCACGCCGACGAGAACTCCCCACACGCCCAGGCCGCGTCCCGGCCCCTCCCCGAGCGCGAGCCACCAGCACAAGGGCACCATCACGACGCCGTAGGACGCGACGTGGATCGCCGTCGGTGGCCAGACGACCTCGCGGGCACGGAGTGCCATCGACGCCACCCCCTGAAGGCCGTCGAAGAGCGTGACCGCCGCGCCGGCCGCGAGGAGGCGGGCCAGCAGCGGCGCCAGCCGGGCGCCGTCGGCCTGCCCCTCCGCATTGAGGCCGGTCACCGCCAGCCAATCCCTCGACCACCACACCATCACCCCCATCACCGTGCCGACGACGAGCGCCGCCACGATCCCCAGCCGTGACGCATCGGCCACCCCCTGCCGGTCCCCCCGTCCGAACCGCTCCGCGACACGGACGCTCGTGGCGCTGCCGAGGCCCACGTAGACCATGAATACCGATCCCATCATCTGCACCGTGAGGCCCCACAGCGCGCCGGCATCGATGCCGGTGAGCGTGGCGATCACGTGGGTCAGATTGAAACTCCCCCACTCGGCGACGTTGGCGAGCCCCGCTCCCAGACCGACGCCGTTCTGCCGGGCAAACTCCCCCTCGGTCGGATTCCCCCCCCAGACGAGCGCCGGCGTCGTCCGGGCCACGACCGCGAGCGCCACGAGCGCCATCCCGGTTCGCGACAGCGTCGTCGCCCAGGCGACCCCTGCAGCCCCATGATCCGGCACGAGCGCGAGATCGAGGACGAGGTTCGCCACCACGGCCGAGAACCCGATCACCGTCACCACGACCGGCCTACGGAGGGCCTCGAGATAGGCGGCGGAGGCACTGAACAGCATCTGGGCCGGGAGGCCATAGGAGAGGATCCGTGTGCAGGTGGTGGTGGGGGTGGCGAAGCCGTCATCGAAACCGAGCCAGCGGAGGAGCGGGCCGGCGATGACGATGCAGACCGCCGCCGAAGCCACCCCGTAAAGGAGCGCTACGGCGAGCCCGCGGCGGACGATCCGGCCGGTCTCGAGATCGCGACCGGCACCGGCCAGTTCGGCGGTGAGCACCTGCACGCCGACCACGAGCCCCAGGCCGAATCCCATCGCCACGCCGACCGGCAGGAAGGCGTTGAGGATGTGGG encodes:
- a CDS encoding multidrug resistance protein NorM, with the translated sequence MPLPSYLNRRDVLDLARLATPVALSRASFMLMGLTDAVVLARHAPGQLPHILNAFLPVGVAMGFGLGLVVGVQVLTAELAGAGRDLETGRIVRRGLAVALLYGVASAAVCIVIAGPLLRWLGFDDGFATPTTTCTRILSYGLPAQMLFSASAAYLEALRRPVVVTVIGFSAVVANLVLDLALVPDHGAAGVAWATTLSRTGMALVALAVVARTTPALVWGGNPTEGEFARQNGVGLGAGLANVAEWGSFNLTHVIATLTGIDAGALWGLTVQMMGSVFMVYVGLGSATSVRVAERFGRGDRQGVADASRLGIVAALVVGTVMGVMVWWSRDWLAVTGLNAEGQADGARLAPLLARLLAAGAAVTLFDGLQGVASMALRAREVVWPPTAIHVASYGVVMVPLCWWLALGEGPGRGLGVWGVLVGVAVASVLAGVLQAVLLEWYARRDRPGPP
- a CDS encoding dolichol-phosphate mannosyltransferase is translated as MTTSADSPAADLRSAEPWPPGRVLVTASTYNERENIATLIDRVLAARDDLQLLVIDDDSPDGTGRIALEKAAAEPRLHVLVRRGRRGLGAAILEGLGEARRRGFEIAVYMDADLSHDPDDVPRLLAALEPVGGRPADLAIGSRRVPGGSTVGWPLSRHVASRLVCWFTRWVLWVPVRDASGGFRAVRLALLDRIQPPRARGYAFQEELLWLLHRAGARIVEVPITFVDRTRGSSKADFAETRRSIGDLLRLARQVWLG
- a CDS encoding 4Fe-4S ferredoxin, whose protein sequence is MSTGHASSAAHAGHPQAAAGPAKKQFLHDAAEHVRDTAHRAFVRKALGGYYATRDAQKARYRDWEHARDAASLAKWSAVNRLDELLPRFVAAFTANGGQVHWARTAEEARTIILGLVRAAKGKAVIKSKCMTSEEVGLNAALEEEGYGVVESDLGEFIQQLRGEPPYHFVFPCMHVRRDEISDLFTRHLASPPTDSPEELTMIARRHMRQLYIDADVGITGANFLVAETGQISITENEGNARLTAALPRVHIALAGIEKVVERLDDLAVLLPMLATAGTGQPLTCYNTLYSGPRQAGECDGPEEMHVVLLDNSRTAILADPEQRDSLQCIRCGACLNVCPIFKNVGGFTYGTTYQGPIGSVITPHLRGLADWNHLSQASSLCGACTDACPVRIDIHHHLLHNRRNAARTAPGRLEQIGHRLFAFAARRPRLFAAGGWLVRRLFSLLIWLQPPGLRAWLATRDLPPAPARSFRAQWRART
- a CDS encoding lactate utilization protein C, with product MEGADVSRRDDDSAEGVILARVREALQLPAPPPHLRSHAAEPAQPGALSILPAEAGRPWLPDGGETPDEQRRILADNLARLRAEFIHVADTAAAAAVIADRARDRGWRRLAIHGDPLVAAATATVGCPTHRVDDGAFDKQALEACDAGVTTCESLVAQTGSVLVSSATCGGRSLSVLPHVHVVIATAEQVVGTLADALARARERHGSRLPSMLSFITGPSRTGDIERILVLGAHGPRELVVILVG